One region of Cucurbita pepo subsp. pepo cultivar mu-cu-16 chromosome LG03, ASM280686v2, whole genome shotgun sequence genomic DNA includes:
- the LOC111791624 gene encoding uncharacterized protein LOC111791624, protein MRRSIATCYSEHAVKVSDSYCSGPSPHPHVPSHNLPLSVSSVYTADLSTPHHHHHLLLILLHWTAQQMGQAFTIKINSVSHPIQTPKGLKSFKSSNNSHISIFWDISDARFDPGPDPASGFYIVVTVDSQIALLIGDQREKFVKLGILKPDFDTHFPKFSLVSRREEFSGYDSVFSTKARFSDSGILHEISVSCSGGKELNNQRLVVLIDKKQVFEVKRLRWNFRGNQTIFLDGSVVDMMWDVYDWLFRPESAAETTAAVAAFMFRTRRGLDSRLWLEEKTKQEKPGFSLLIRARKNPD, encoded by the coding sequence ATGAGGAGAAGCATTGCCACCTGTTACAGTGAACACGCCGTCAAAGTCTCCGATTCTTACTGCTCCGGCCCTTCCCCTCATCCCCATGTCCCTTCCCATAATCTccctctctctgtttcttccgTTTACACAGCCGACCTCTCAACcccccaccaccaccaccacctcctcctcATTCTTCTCCACTGGACCGCCCAACAAATGGGTCAAGCCTTCACTATCAAAATCAACTCTGTTTCCCATCCAATTCAAACCCCCAAGGGCCTCAAATCCTTCAAATCCTCTAACAATTCCCACATTTCGATCTTTTGGGACATCTCCGACGCCCGATTTGATCCCGGACCCGACCCGGCTTCTGGCTTCTACATCGTTGTCACTGTGGATTCCCAAATTGCGCTGTTGATCGGTGATCAGAGGGAGAAATTCGTGAAATTGGGGATTTTGAAACCGGATTTCGATACCCATTTCCCCAAATTCTCTCTGGTTTCTCGGAGAGAGGAGTTTTCCGGTTACGATTCGGTTTTCTCCACCAAGGCTAGATTCTCCGACAGCGGTATCCTCCACGAGATTTCGGTCAGCTGCAGCGGCGGAAAGGAATTGAACAACCAGAGGCTGGTAGTGTTAATCGACAAGAAACAGGTGTTTGAAGTAAAGAGATTGAGGTGGAATTTTCGAGGGaatcaaaccatttttttaGATGGGTCGGTAGTTGACATGATGTGGGATGTTTACGACTGGCTTTTCCGCCCCGAATCAGCGGCGGAGACcacggcggcggtggcggcgtTCATGTTCAGGACGAGGCGTGGATTGGACAGTCGGCTGTGGCTGGAGGAGAAAACGAAGCAAGAAAAGCCCGGGTTTTCTCTGTTGATTCGAGCTCGTAAAAATCcagattaa
- the LOC111791807 gene encoding fructose-bisphosphate aldolase 6, cytosolic-like has translation MSSFKSKFQDELIANAAYIGTPGKGILAADESTGTIGKRLASINVENVELNRRALRELLFLTPGALQYLSGVILYEETLYQKTAAGKPFVDVLLEGGVLPGIKVDKGTVELAGTNGETTTQGLDGLAQRCQKYYQAGARFAKWRAVLKIGPTEPSQLSINENAYGLARYAAICQENGLVPIVEPEILVDGPHSIEKCAEVTERVLAACYKALNDHHVLLEGTLLKPNMVTPGSDAAKVAPEVIAEYTVRALQRTVPPAVPAIVFLSGGQSEEEATVNLNAMNNVKGKKPWSLSFSFGRALQQSTLKAWAGKESNVVKARAAFLTRCKANSEATLGTYKGDAKLSEGAAESLHVKDYKY, from the exons ATGTCTTCCTTCAAGAGCAAGTTCCAGG ATGAGCTCATTGCCAATGCTGCCTACATTGGCACTCCTGGAAAGGGTATCCTTGCTGCTGATGAATCAACTGGTACCATCGGCAAACGTCTAGCAAGTATCAATGTTGAGAATGTTGAACTGAACCGACGTGCGCTCCGGGAACTCCTCTTCCTCACGCCCGGCGCCCTTCAATATCTGAGCGGAGTTATCCTGTATGAGGAGACTCTGTACCAGAAGACAGCGGCAG GCAAGCCGTTTGTTGATGTGTTGTTGGAAGGCGGCGTGTTGCCTGGCATCAAGGTCGACAAGGGTACCGTTGAACTTGCTGGTACTAATGGCGAGACAACCACACAGGGTCTTGATGGCCTTGCTCAGCGCTGCCAAAAGTACTACCAAGCCGGTGCTAGGTTCGCCAAATGGCGCGCTGTCCTCAAGATTGGCCCAACCGAGCCCTCGCAATTGTCTATCAATGAGAACGCTTATGGCCTGGCTCGATACGCTGCCATCTGCCAGGAGAACGGCCTTGTTCCTATCGTTGAGCCGGAGATTCTCGTGGATGGTCCTCACAGCATTGAGAAATGCGCAGAGGTGACAGAGCGTGTTCTTGCTGCTTGTTACAAGGCTCTCAACGATCACCACGTCCTTCTCGAAGGAACCCTGTTGAAACCCAACATGGTAACCCCTGGATCTGACGCTGCCAAGGTTGCTCCAGAAGTGATCGCTGAGTACACTGTGCGGGCTCTACAACGCACCGTCCCTCCAGCAGTCCCTGCCATAGTTTTCTTGTCAGGTGGGCAGAGCGAGGAGGAGGCAACCGTGAACCTGAATGCAATGAACAATGTGAAGGGGAAGAAGCCATGGTCGCTGTCTTTCTCGTTCGGACGTGCCCTTCAACAGAGTACTCTGAAGGCATGGGCAGGAAAGGAGTCGAATGTTGTGAAGGCCAGGGCTGCTTTCTTGACAAGGTGCAAGGCCAACTCGGAGGCCACGCTTGGAACGTACAAGGGTGATGCCAAGCTCAGCGAGGGTGCGGCAGAGAGTCTCCATGTCAAGGATTACAAATACTAA